One window of the Trifolium pratense cultivar HEN17-A07 linkage group LG2, ARS_RC_1.1, whole genome shotgun sequence genome contains the following:
- the LOC123903836 gene encoding uncharacterized protein LOC123903836 — protein MSHEGEKSVDDEQKNINEEGKKKTVGDVKGTRRTISPYDITPNDNPGSLLTQVQLKGENYDEWSRSLRTALRARKKFGFVDGTIERPEKGSADLEDWWTNNSLLVSWIMNTIEPSLRSTMSHMEVAQELWEDIEERFSVVNGPRIQQLKAELAECKQKGLTIVAYFGKLKKLWEELANYEQFPVCKCGKCTCNLGVAFEKKREEEKVHQFLMGLDDVVYGMVRSNLLAQDPLPNLNKTYSTLVQEERVRTMVRGKEQQSEAMSFAVQAVKSRSKIDGKEKND, from the coding sequence ATGAGTCACGAAGGCGAAAAGAGTGTTGATGATGAGCAGAAAAACATTAACGAAGAAGGAAAGAAGAAAACTGTTGGTGATGTAAAAGGGACGAGACGGACCATCTCTCCCTATGATATTACTCCCAACGACAATCCTGGAAGCTTGCTAACGCAAGTGCAATTGAAAGGAGAGAACTATGACGAGTGGTCACGTTCTCTCAGAACCGCGTTACGAGCACGAAAAAAATTTGGGTTCGTCGACGGAACGATCGAACGCCCAGAGAAGGGATCGGCAGATCTCGAAGATTGGTGGACCAATAACTCATTGTTGGTGTCTTGGATAATGAATACAATAGAACCATCACTGCGTTCAACCATGTCTCATATGGAAGTTGCGCAAGAACTATGGGAGGATATTGAAGAGCGTTTTTCAGTGGTCAATGGACCAAGAATACAACAGTTAAAGGCTGAACTTGCTGAATGCAAGCAAAAAGGATTGACAATAGTTGCTTACTTTGGAAAGCTGAAGAAACTGTGGGAAGAGCTGGCCAATTATGAGCAATTTCCGGTGTGTAAATGTGGAAAATGCACCTGTAATCTTGGCGTAGCTTTTGAAAAGAAACGTGAAGAAGAAAAGGTTCATCAGTTCCTCATGGGACTTGATGACGTAGTGTATGGGATGGTAAGATCAAATCTTCTTGCTCAAGATCCGCTGCCAAATCTCAATAAAACTTATTCAACACTTGTGCAAGAAGAAAGGGTGCGGACAATGGTTCGAGGCAAAGAACAACAAAGCGAAGCTATGAGTTTTGCTGTGCAAGCTGTTAAATCTCGCagcaaaattgacggaaaggaaaAGAATGATTGA